A stretch of Lathyrus oleraceus cultivar Zhongwan6 chromosome 6, CAAS_Psat_ZW6_1.0, whole genome shotgun sequence DNA encodes these proteins:
- the LOC127091007 gene encoding uncharacterized protein LOC127091007: protein MGFNSVYRSLQDIFPQVDSRLLRAVAIEHPKDADIAAEIVLTEIIPSISKKLLPVTPPEDTSPRVVVNLEDESEDEGDGLVHHQLIKGTDVGSSSSNSSSRPDLNIPVKLRQGVSPLVVINLEDESEEERSLVQKHQLVEDNDMGSSSSTALSSRSIPVQIAEAANSSCGLDLNVTLNESTLSNGSDRKDGKKIFFGLDLEAYLKSGILNDIPQETSNGFNFFDQGRLDVDVDSENLASSHVYPVAKNDQNNLNEEWVDFVPTDENVDATICDTSCSLEKCETVSNELEDSQVQNVSQLQEPTPIGEGYLQMDVNSNPSVIVGEASHVEDEIDVNKTASQNSLACSIDTLDETIDEAKTNKKMLFSSMESLINLMREVELLEKAAEQANMIAARGGSDILDRVEEYQAMLVHAKEANDMHAGEIYGEKAILATELKELQSRLSSLSGERDMSLAILDEMRQILESRLTAAEMSKKAAELEKEEKEGSARVALLEQEAMMEKVVQESQRLQQEAEENSKLREFLMDRGQIVDTLQGEISVICQDIRLLKEKFDANLPLSQSFTSSQTSCILASSGSSHKTLASNAGSEHSDSSEILKITQASYVGSEHSDSSEILKISQASNVGSEHSDSSEILKIIQAASTESLSYKGLEEEKSKSEHNALLDDGWEIFDKDAELES, encoded by the exons ATGGGTTTCAATTCAGTCTATAGATCGTTGCAGGATATATTTCCACAG GTTGATTCTAGGTTGTTGAGGGCTGTGGCTATTGAACATCCTAAGGATGCTGATATTGCTGCTGAAATTGTTCTTACAGAAATTATCCCGTCAATTTCGAAGAAATTGCTTCCAGTAACTCCTCCTGAGGATACGAGCCCGAGAGTTGTAGTAAACCTGGAAG ATGAAAGCGAGGACGAAGGGGATGGGTTAGTACACCATCAACTTATTAAAGGCACAGATGTGGGGTCTTCTTCTTCAAATTCTTCTTCTAGGCCAGATCTTAATATTCCAGTAAAATTGCGACAGGGTGTTAGTCCTCTAGTGGTAATAAATCTTGAAG ATGAAAGTGAGGAGGAAAGAAGTTTGGTGCAGAAACATCAACTTGTTGAAGATAATGACATGGGGTCTTCATCATCCACGGCATTATCATCACGCTCTATACCAGTACAGATCGCTGAAGCTGCCAATTCTTCTTGTGGTCTGGATCTGAATGTGACTCTTAATGAGTCTACACTGTCAAATGGCAGTGATAGGAAGGATggaaagaaaatattttttgggtTAGATCTTGAAGCATATTTAAAAAGTGGGATCTTGAATGATATTCCTCAGGAGACATCAAACGGGTTCAATTTTTTTGATCAGGGACGGCTTGATGTCGATGTTGATTCTGAAAATTTGGCATCTTCACATGTATATCCAGTGGCGAAGAATGATCAGAACAATTTGAATGAAGAATGGGTAGATTTTGTCCCTactgatgaaaatgttgatgccACTATCTGTGATACAAGTTGCAGTTTAGAAAAATGTGAAACTGTCTCGAATGAGTTAGAAGACTCTCAAGTTCAAAATGTATCTCAACTTCAGGAGCCTACACCAATTGGTGAAGGTTATCTTCAAATGGATGTTAATTCAAATCCTTCTGTCATTGTTGGTGAAGCTAGTCATGTTGAAGATGAGATTGATGTCAATAAGACAGCCAGTCAAAATAGTCTAGCATGCAGTATTGATACACTTGACGAGACCATTGACGAAGCAAAAACCAACAAG AAAATGTTGTTTTCATCAATGGAATCTCTCATTAATTTGATGAGAGAAGTGGAACTTCTGGAGAAAGCTGCTGAGCAGGCTAATATGATAGCTGCTAGGGGAGGGTCTGATATTCTGGATAGGGTAGAAGAGTATCAAGCCATGTTGGTGCATGCTAAAGAAGCAAATGACATG CATGCAGGGGAGATTTATGGAGAAAAGGCTATTCTGGCAACTGAACTGAAGGAACTTCAATCTCGTTTGTCCAGTTTGTCTGGTGAAAGGGATATGTCTCTTGCAATTCTTGATGAG ATGCGCCAAATTCTTGAATCTCGATTAACTGCAGCTGAAATGTCGAAGAAAGCAGCTGAGCTTGAAAAGGAGGAAAAAGAGGGATCAGCAAGGGTGGCACTTCTTGAGCAAGAAGCTATGATGGAGAAGGTAGTACAGGAATCACAGAGGCTACAACAGGAGGCAGAAGAGAATTCAAAG TTACGGGAGTTTCTGATGGACCGTGGGCAGATTGTTGATACATTGCA AGGAGAAATTTCTGTTATTTGTCAGGATATTAGGCTTCTTAAAGAAAAATTTGATGCAAATCTTCCTCTGAGTCAATCATTCACGTCTAGTCAGACAAGTTGCATCTTAGCCTCTTCAGGTTCGTCACACAAAACCTTGGCATCTAATGCGGGTTCTGAGCATAGTGATTCGTCTGAAATACTCAAGATCACCCAGGCATCTTATGTGGGTTCTGAGCATAGTGATTCGTCTGAAATACTCAAGATCTCCCAGGCATCTAATGTGGGTTCTGAGCATAGTGATTCATCGGAAATACTCAAGATCATCCAGGCAGCCTCAACTGAAAGCCTTTCTTACAAAGGTTTGGAAGAGGAGAAGTCCAAATCTGAACACAATGCTCTTCTTGATGATGGGTGGGAAATTTTTGACAAAGATGCAGAACTGGAATCTTGA